DNA from Salinibacterium sp. dk2585:
GGCCGCAAGGGTGACGATCGCGATGACCGCCTCCTGCCCCTGGAACTTGTCGACCGTGCCGACTCGCACATCCCCCAGGCCCGCGCGAACCAGTGCCGCGTGCACGAGGGCGACCTGCGCGTTGTAGGGCGAGACCACGATCACGTCGTCCTGCGTGAGGGGGCGCTGCGTGCCGTCGGTCCATTCGCGACCCAGCATGTCGCGCACAAGGTCGACGACGGCGGATGCCTCTTCCGCGGAGTCCACCGCGTTGCCCCAGTGGTCGACGGCGACGGGGTGGAGACCGGGTTCGATTCCGTCGAGGTGGCGAGCCGCGGCATCCGGATGCGAGTGCAAAGCCCCGGCATAGGAGAGCCGCGAGACGGGCGCGGTGACGGCGGGGTGCATGCGGCGGCTGGCGGCGAGGAAGTAGCCGAGTTCGCCAGGCAGCACGTCGTGGCCGTCGCTGATCCAGCCGAGCGCGGAGCCGTCGATGGGTTCGGGATGCGTGCCCTGGCTCACCTGCGGCAGCTGCTGCGGGTCGCCGAGGAGGAGCAGGTTGCGGGCGGCGACGCTGGACGCGATCGTGGCGGCGAGCGAGAACTGGCCGGCTTCGTCGATGACGAGGAGGTCGAGCGACTCGCGCGGGATGCGGGCCGGGTTCGAGAGGTCCCACGCGGTGCCGCCGATGACGTAGCCGCGGGGGTTGCTCGCCGCGAAGAGCAGCTGCCCGTCTTTGGGAAGGGCGGTGAAGGGGCAGTCGGCGTTGTCGGTGACCTTGCCGACCCGGCTCGCGTCGAGCCCCGCCTTCTCGACCACCGCGCTGAGCACGTTCTCGACGACGGCGTGGGATTGGGCGACGACGCCGATCTTCCAGCCGTGGCGCTGCACAAGCTCCGCGATGACGTGGGAGGCGAGGTAGGTCTTGCCCGTGCCGGGCGGACCCTGCACCGCAAGGTAGGAGTCGTCGAGGTCGAGGCAGGCGGCGGTGACGGCGCGAATGTAATCCTCGTCGCTCGCGTCGGGCAGCATGCTGGAGCGCTTGCGCGGCGGGGTGCGGCGCAGGATGTCGACTGCCGCATCCTTCGGCCAGGGACCGCTGCCATCTGGCCCTCGCGAGTCGACGATGGCCTGCGCCCACTCCTCGATCGCGGGCTTCTGCTGGCCGGCGGGCGGCGGGGTGCCCGGGGTGAGGGCGACGGGAAGCGCCGAGTAGGGCTGGCCGTCGGCGCGGAGGGTCTCCTGGATGAGCACGCTGTCGTCGTCCACGTCGAGCAGGGTGATCTGTTTGCAGCTGCGCGCGCCCGGCTCAGCGCCGGGGTTCGTGAAGGGCGCGGGTTGCTCGTAGAGGGCGAAGGGCCCGCTCATGCCCCCCGGCTTGACGCTGGAGCCGGGCGCCCAGGTGCCGTGGAGCCTGACGATGCGACGTTCGTTGCGCTGGCGGCCCTCCTTGTACCAGTCGGTTTCCACGCTGCCTCGGGTGACGACGAAGACGTGGCGGGTGTCGCCCCACTCCTGGATGGGGGCGACGAGTCGGCTGAAGTGGCCCCACCAGAAGGTCTTCTGTTCGCGCCGGTGGTAGTCGATCGCGGCGGCGGCGAAGGCGGCGGCGGTCTCGTCGGGGGTGCGTTCGTGGTGGCCGTCACCCGCGAGCCGCAGGAGTGCATCGTGGAGGGGCGAGGGCTCGAGCTCGAGTGGCTCGGCGTCGGTGGAGGCGAGGGGTGTGACATCCGCCCCCGTCGCGAGCTCGAGGAGCCAGTCGCGCAGGCGGAGGGTCGAGACGCAGTCGTAGCGGTTGTAGTCGGCGATATCGGCGAGCTTGCGATCGAAGCCGGCGTGGTCGCCCGCTTCTCGGAGTTCGACGGCGGCCGCGTATTCGACGATCGAGTCGGCCGCATTGGTGACCCCGTCGGCGTCGCGGAGTTCGTCGCCCATGTAGAGCGGTTCGAGCTTCTTGATTGAGTAGGAGCGGCTGCCCACCCGGAGTGCGCGCGACACGATCGGGTAGAGGTCGACGAGCACGTGTTCTCGCAGCAGCTGGTCGACCTCCGCCTCGCCAACGCCGTGGCGGGCGGCGAGCTGTGCGAGGTGGGTGCGTTCGTAGGACGCGTAGTGGTAGATGTGCATGCCGGGGTTGCGGCGACGGCGTTCGGCGACATCGGCGAGGAACCGGCGCAGGGCATCCTTCTCCTCGGCGAAGTCGTGCGCCCAGTAGGCCGTGAACTCGCCCGCGCTGTCGACGTAGCCGAAGAGGTAGTCGAGGCCCCAGCGGGTGCTGTCACCCTCCGTGTAGAGCGGGTCACCTTCGAAGTCGAAGAAGATGTCGCCGGGGTCGGGGGCTGGAATGGCGGCGAGCGCCTCGCCGTCGACGAGGCGGAATGGCGGGGGGCCGGCCTTCCCGCTTCCCTCGATCTGCAGCGCGGCCTGCGCCCGCAGCCCGGCGAGCGTGCGGTCGGCGATGCCCTCGATGGGACCCGTGGATGCCGCGAGCTCGTCGATCGTACGGATACCTGCGGCTGCGAGCCGCTGGTGTTGCGTGACCCGGAGCCCGGCGACGAGCAGCACGTCGCGCGCCGCCTGCACCTCGGCGTCGCACACCTCGCAGCGCCCGCAGATGGCGTAGTCGGGGTCGCCCCATGCGACGGCGGATGTCGCGGCCATCCGCTCCCGCACGATCTGGTGCAGCCGCTGGCGTCGCCGCCGGTACACGGGCGCGATGTCGGCGACCTGGTGCGGGTCGTGGCGTCCGTCGCCGAGGATCAGCTCGAGGGTGTCACTGCGCGGGACGCCGAGCCGATCGAGTTGTTCGGCGTAGGCGGCGAGCTGGAGCAGTGCGGTCACGCGGGCGCTGCGCGCGAGCTTGGTGTCTTGCACGATGTAGCGGCCGTCGTGGCCGCGCACGATGAAGTCGGCGAAGCCGAGGAACGCGATCTCGACCCCATCGACCGGCTCGTCGCGCTCGTGGAATGTGGCCTGGAACACCACATCGGCGCCCGCACGGAAGGCCTCGAGGGTGTCGTGCGCCGCGGCATCCAGTGCCCCCGGCTCAGTGGGATTGACCCGGGCGATCTCGACGACGCGGCCCTGCTGCTTGTATTGCTCGAGCACGCGGGCCTCGTGCTGGTCGCCGAGGGTGCTGGTGCGCTCAAGCATGGCGTCGGGTTCGAGCGCGACGCCCTCGATGCGGCCGAGCTTCACATCGAGCGCGCGCACGAAGGCGAACTCGCACTTGGACGCTGCCGTCAGGTCGCTCGCGCTCGTATAGACGACGGCATGCCCGTCGCCGGCCGCGCTCAGGAACACGCCTGCGCCTGGGTCTCGGTCATATCGAAACGCTATCGCGAGCCGCCGACACGGGCGGGCGCGTTCTCTCGCCCTATTCGCGCGCGTGAGATCGGCCATACGCACCTTCCCCTGGCCCGGGAGGATGCACATGAGCGATCTCAAGCGAGTTCTCGCCCGTGACATCCGACATACGCACTCTCCCGAGCCCGGGGAACGTGCATTTGCCCGACTCCAGAACGCCACTAATTGACGTGCCTGACTAGTCAGAGATACGATCTAGTCATGTTTCAGGGACAGTGGCCTAGCGAGTGGCTTCGCGGCGTCTTGGGGGTGTGCGTGCTGCGCGTGCTGCTCGACGGCCCGAGCTACGGCTACGCGATCATCCAGCGACTGGCGGATGCCGGGCTCGGCGAGGTCAAGGGCGGCACCCTCTACCCCCTCCTCGGCCGTCTCGAGGATGCGGGCCACGTCGAGGTCGAGTGGCGCCCCGGCGATGGTGGCCCCGGCCGCAAGTACTTCGCGCTCACCGAAACCGGGCGCGATCACGCGCTTCAGCAGGCATCCGAGTGGGCTGCCTTCACCACCGTCACACGCGCGCTCACCGATGCGGCGCTCGAGAAGAAGGGTTGACCATGAACACCACGAGCAACGACTACCTGCGGCTCGCACCGAGCGTCAACCCCGCCTGGGTCGAGGACTTCGTGTTGGAGCTGCGCCTCCTCGACGTGCCGGGCACCCGCATCGGAGACGCCCTCGCGCTCGTCGAGAGCCACGTCGCGGAGTCGGGCGAGACCGCTCAGGATGCCTTCGGCGACGCCCGGGAGTACGCGAAAGCGTCGGCGCGGGGCCAGGTTCCGGATGCCCTCGACTTCTCGTGGATCCTCGGCAGCGTCTTCGGCCTGGTCGGCATGCTGCTCACGATCTTCGGGGTGCAGGCGTGGGTCTTTGACGGCGGCGTGTTCGAGCTGAGCGTCGGCACGCTCGTGCTGGTCGCGATGGTGCTCGCGGCGGTCGCCCTCCTGCACTTCCGGTCGACGCAGGTGCTGCGCTTCGCCGTGCGGCACACGTGGTTCGCGGTCGCCATCTTCGCGCTGTGGTCAGGGGCGATACTCGGCGCGCTCCTGCTGTTCCCGGCGATTGTCGCTGAGATCCCGGCCGCGATCGTCGCCGCGCTTGGCGTCGCAGCACTCACCCTCGGCAGCGTGCTCGAGTGG
Protein-coding regions in this window:
- a CDS encoding bifunctional RecB family nuclease/DEAD/DEAH box helicase, encoding MFLSAAGDGHAVVYTSASDLTAASKCEFAFVRALDVKLGRIEGVALEPDAMLERTSTLGDQHEARVLEQYKQQGRVVEIARVNPTEPGALDAAAHDTLEAFRAGADVVFQATFHERDEPVDGVEIAFLGFADFIVRGHDGRYIVQDTKLARSARVTALLQLAAYAEQLDRLGVPRSDTLELILGDGRHDPHQVADIAPVYRRRRQRLHQIVRERMAATSAVAWGDPDYAICGRCEVCDAEVQAARDVLLVAGLRVTQHQRLAAAGIRTIDELAASTGPIEGIADRTLAGLRAQAALQIEGSGKAGPPPFRLVDGEALAAIPAPDPGDIFFDFEGDPLYTEGDSTRWGLDYLFGYVDSAGEFTAYWAHDFAEEKDALRRFLADVAERRRRNPGMHIYHYASYERTHLAQLAARHGVGEAEVDQLLREHVLVDLYPIVSRALRVGSRSYSIKKLEPLYMGDELRDADGVTNAADSIVEYAAAVELREAGDHAGFDRKLADIADYNRYDCVSTLRLRDWLLELATGADVTPLASTDAEPLELEPSPLHDALLRLAGDGHHERTPDETAAAFAAAAIDYHRREQKTFWWGHFSRLVAPIQEWGDTRHVFVVTRGSVETDWYKEGRQRNERRIVRLHGTWAPGSSVKPGGMSGPFALYEQPAPFTNPGAEPGARSCKQITLLDVDDDSVLIQETLRADGQPYSALPVALTPGTPPPAGQQKPAIEEWAQAIVDSRGPDGSGPWPKDAAVDILRRTPPRKRSSMLPDASDEDYIRAVTAACLDLDDSYLAVQGPPGTGKTYLASHVIAELVQRHGWKIGVVAQSHAVVENVLSAVVEKAGLDASRVGKVTDNADCPFTALPKDGQLLFAASNPRGYVIGGTAWDLSNPARIPRESLDLLVIDEAGQFSLAATIASSVAARNLLLLGDPQQLPQVSQGTHPEPIDGSALGWISDGHDVLPGELGYFLAASRRMHPAVTAPVSRLSYAGALHSHPDAAARHLDGIEPGLHPVAVDHWGNAVDSAEEASAVVDLVRDMLGREWTDGTQRPLTQDDVIVVSPYNAQVALVHAALVRAGLGDVRVGTVDKFQGQEAVIAIVTLAASSPVEVPRGMSFLLMRNRLNVAISRAQWAAYLVHSPHLTEYLPATPDGVAELSAFITLVETG
- a CDS encoding PadR family transcriptional regulator, producing MFQGQWPSEWLRGVLGVCVLRVLLDGPSYGYAIIQRLADAGLGEVKGGTLYPLLGRLEDAGHVEVEWRPGDGGPGRKYFALTETGRDHALQQASEWAAFTTVTRALTDAALEKKG